In the Hordeum vulgare subsp. vulgare chromosome 7H, MorexV3_pseudomolecules_assembly, whole genome shotgun sequence genome, one interval contains:
- the LOC123411174 gene encoding WD repeat-containing protein GTS1: MEVGKDWDDSAMEVEVEAEAASGSPVPGGSARRLGLRNSIQTNFGDDYVFQIASCQEISTLAVSLSTNALKLYSPATGQYLGECTGHTGSIHEIAFSAPSSPQVLCSCSADATIRAWDTRSFKQISLLNGGPSHEMFSFSFGGTSGNLLAAGSNSKVLLWDWRSSKQVACLEESHMDDVTQVRFAPNQQSKLISASVDGLMCVFDTDGDINEDDHLLTVMNVETSVSKVGFYGNTYQKLWCLTHIETLSTWDWNDGTRELNIENARSLASDKWNLDHLDYFVDCHYSLPDDRLWVIGGTSEGTLGYFPVNNNDPAGAMGTAEAVLEGGHTGVIRTICPAVSSLESLGQNRGIFGWTGGEDGRLCCWRSDDVAATKKSWVSSSLVSRVEKKNRSRHQPY; the protein is encoded by the exons ATGGAGGTTGGCAAAGATTGGGACGATTCGGCCATGGAGGTGGAGGTCGAGGCGGAGGCGGCCTCCGGTTCCCCTGTCCCGGGCGGCTCGGCGAGGCGGCTGGGCCTCAGGAACAGCATCCAGACCAACTTCGGCGACGACTACGTCTTCCAGATAGCTTCTTG CCAGGAGATCTCAACGCTCGCGGTTTCTCTGTCGACAAACGCGCTCAAGCTCTATTCCCCAGCAACTGGACAGTATCTGGGGGAATGCACAGGCCATACAGGGAGTATCCATGAGATTGCCTTTTCAGCTCCGTCTTCGCCGCAAGTGCTATGCTCTTGCTCTGCTGATGCCACCATCAGAGCCTGGGACACAAGAAGCTTTAAGCAG ATATCTTTGCTAAATGGTGGCCCCTCGCACGAAATGTTTAGCTTCTCCTTTGGTGGAACAAGTGGTAACCTACTTGCTGCTGGTTCGAATTCCAAG GTTCTGTTGTGGGACTGGAGAAGTTCAAAACAGGTAGCCTGCTTAGAGGAATCCCACATGGACGATGTAACTCAG GTTCGATTTGCGCCAAATCAACAGAGTAAACTCATTTCTGCGTCAGTCGATGGGTTAATGTGCGTCTTCGACACTGATGGTGATATCAATGAGGACGACCATTTGCTAACC GTTATGAATGTGGAGACTTCTGTTTCTAAGGTGGGTTTCTATGGAAATACGTATCAGAAGCTTTGGTGTTTGACTCATATTGAAACACTAAG TACTTGGGACTGGAATGATGGGACCAGAGAATTGAATATAGAGAATGCTCGTTCCCTGGCTAGTGATAAGTGGAACCTTGACCAT CTGGACTACTTTGTGGACTGCCACTACTCTCTGCCTGATGACCGGTTATGGGTGATTGGCGGCACAAGTGAGGGGACACTAGGTTACTTCCCTGTCAACAATAATGATCCCGCAGGAGCGATGGGTACAGCGGAGGCTGTCCTGGAAGGAGGCCACACAGGAGTTATCAGGACCATATGCCCAGCTGTAAGCAGTCTTGAGAGCCTTGGCCAAAACAGGGGTATCTTTGGGTGGACAGGAGGCGAGGATGGCCGTCTATGTTGCTGGCGTTCTGATGACGTAGCTGCGACAAAGAAGTCGTGGGTCTCCAGTAGCCTTGTATCGCGTGTAGAGAAGAAAAACAGAAGCCGACATCAACCCTACTGA